The following is a genomic window from Balneolaceae bacterium.
AAGATCGTCCATCATAAAGTTCAATAATTCAACAAAGTCGCTGTTTCAAAACTTATAAATTTTTTATTCGCCTGCAATTTTTCCGGCTTCACGTATGATTTCATCAGAGAACCAATAGCCATTTTTTCGCATTAGTCTTAACAGATCAGTAACATTGGAAATGGCTCCTTCTTTTTTTGCTTTCAACAGAATACCAATCGAGCCGGTAACATTTAATTTAAGCTGCTTTGCCGCTTCTCTTCCAAGCTTGTCATCCATTAACAATAAAACCGGTTTGTTGTATGTATATGCAAGTTCTATAACCTCCCTTTCACCCTGGTCTAAATCCT
Proteins encoded in this region:
- a CDS encoding DUF3368 domain-containing protein; this encodes MTLIADTGPIIALAKIKHLDLLHVLFEQVRIPTKVYRELMAKIGKESREIDKALDEFILISKEILRIKKIEPAIQDLDQGEREVIELAYTYNKPVLLLMDDKLGREAAKQLKLNVTGSIGILLKAKKEGAISNVTDLLRLMRKNGYWFSDEIIREAGKIAGE